The proteins below come from a single Salvelinus fontinalis isolate EN_2023a chromosome 1, ASM2944872v1, whole genome shotgun sequence genomic window:
- the LOC129860768 gene encoding kinesin light chain 1-like has translation MSMMVYPRRQEKLEKLSQEEIISNTKLVIQGLEVLKNEHNSFLHSLLETKCLKKDEEANLVQEKSSLLRKSVERIELGLGEAQVMMALSNHLNAVESEKQKLRTQVRRLCQENQWLRDELANTQQKLQKCEQSVAQLEEEKNHLEFMNQLKKYDKYTEEKDGEPPKDSLDDLFPNDFEEQGQGRQNNSAAVAAAQQGGYEIPARLRTLHNLVIQYASQGRYEVAVPLCKQALEDLEKTSGHDHPDVATMLNILALVYRDQKKYKEAAHLLNDALSIREKALGKDHRAVAATLNNLAVLYGKRGKYNEAEPLCQRALEIREKVGHIPGPRIFYIPDIAQITSKHTYLGLSSDINSRINAE, from the exons ATGTCCATGATGGTGTACCCGAGGAGGCAAGAGAAGCTGGAGAAGTTGTCCCAGGAGGAGATCATCTCCAACACCAAGCTGGTAATCCAGGGCCTGGAGGTGCTGAAGAATGAGCACAACTCATTCCTGCACAGCCTGCTGGAGACCAAGTGCCTGAAGAAAGATGAGGAGGCCAACCTGGTGCAAGAGAAGTCCAGCCTGCTGCGCAAGTCTGTGGAGAGGATTGAGCTGGGCCTGGGTGAAGCACAG GTGATGATGGCCCTGTCTAACCATCTGAACGCGGTGGAGTCTGAGAAGCAGAAGTTGCGAACCCAGGTGCGTCGGCTATGCCAGGAGAACCAGTGGCTCAGGGACGAGCTGGCCAACACCCAGCAGAAACTGCAGAAGTGCGAGCAAAGCGTGGCTcagctggaggaggagaagaatcACCTGGAGTTCATGAACCAGCTCAAGAAGTACGACAAGTACACC GAGGAGAAGGATGGCGAGCCCCCCAAGGACTCTCTGGATGATCTCTTCCCCAACGATTTTGAGGAGCAAGGCCAAGGCA GGCAGAACAACAGTGCGGCGGTGGCTGCAGCCCAGCAAGGAGGCTATGAGATCCCGGCCCGCCTGAGGACCCTCCACAACCTGGTGATCCAGTATGCCTCACAGGGCCGCTACGAGGTGGCCGTGCCCCTCTGTAAACAGGCCCTGGAGGACCTGGAGAAGACCTCCGGACACGACCACCCTGACGTGGCCACCATGCTCAACATCctggccctggtctacag ggatcAGAAGAAATACAAAGAGGCTGCCCATCTGCTCAACGACGCGCTGTCCATCCGGGAGAAGGCTCTCGGCAAAGACCACCGCGCT GTTGCCGCCACCCTCAACAATCTTGCCGTACTCTATGGGAAGAGGGGCAAGTACAACGAGGCCGAGCCATTGTGCCAGAGAGCCCTGGAGATAAGAGAAAAGGTAGGCCACATCCCTGGACCTCGTATCTTTTACATTCCTGATATTGCTCAGATCACCTCAAAACACACTTATCTTGGCCTCAGTTCTGATATAAATTCTCGAATCAATGCTGAATGA